Proteins from one Streptomyces sp. NBC_00289 genomic window:
- the istB gene encoding IS21-like element helper ATPase IstB, producing MSELTGNRIRTTAGKLGLPHLAETINEYTRRADEAKMGYLDFLDLVLSEELAVRDDRRFRQGLRLSKLPHHKTLDEYDFSFQPELDPRKVKDLASLSFVDGKANAALLGPPGVGKTHIAVALAVAACRAGYSIYFTSLDDMVRNLKAAESAGRLVNKLGTYLRPSVLVIDEVGYQPLERAEANLVFQVISKRYEKGSIILTSNKTFSEWGQVFGDEVLATAILDRLLHHCEVIAINGPSYRLKNRLQAIERENEVA from the coding sequence TTGAGCGAGCTGACCGGCAACCGCATCCGCACCACGGCCGGCAAGCTCGGCCTGCCCCACCTGGCGGAGACCATCAACGAGTACACCCGCCGAGCCGACGAGGCGAAGATGGGCTACCTCGACTTCCTCGACCTGGTCCTTTCCGAAGAGCTCGCCGTCCGCGACGACCGCCGCTTCCGCCAGGGCCTGCGACTGTCCAAGCTGCCACACCACAAGACGCTGGACGAATACGACTTCTCGTTCCAGCCCGAGCTCGACCCGCGCAAGGTCAAAGACCTCGCCAGCCTCTCCTTCGTCGACGGCAAGGCGAACGCCGCGCTGCTGGGGCCACCGGGAGTGGGCAAGACGCATATCGCTGTCGCTCTCGCTGTCGCGGCCTGCCGGGCCGGCTACTCGATCTACTTCACCAGTCTCGACGACATGGTCCGCAATCTGAAGGCTGCCGAGTCGGCCGGACGGCTGGTCAACAAACTCGGCACCTACCTGCGGCCGAGCGTCCTTGTGATCGATGAGGTGGGCTACCAGCCCCTCGAACGGGCCGAGGCGAACCTGGTCTTTCAGGTCATCTCCAAGCGTTACGAGAAGGGCTCCATCATCCTGACCTCCAACAAGACCTTCAGCGAATGGGGACAGGTGTTCGGCGACGAGGTCCTCGCCACCGCGATCCTCGACCGGCTCCTCCACCACTGCGAAGTGATCGCGATCAACGGCCCGAGCTACCGGCTCAAGAACCGCCTCCAGGCCATCGAGCGGGAGAACGAAGTGGCCTAA
- a CDS encoding FKBP-type peptidyl-prolyl cis-trans isomerase, translated as MIVAGWLRYRRFWCVPVVVFAVGVAGGCDAGAGGGRSAAARHSPSPVAVPAPVASAAVLPVVSGKAGGRPVVGIPREAPGRAFVVRTVSAGKGPEVRKGRVVVAHYVAKVWKSGRTVMDSRRGGGRPQVFTAGGGSLLPALERAVAGRRAGSRVMAVVPPGGVFGLDRLQSAGVSAKDTLVFVLDIAAVIDPVTAVAGTARPAAGLPRVDSSAPGQFALTVPEGSPPRRLVARTLIAGSGRPVGPRSRVLVHYAGAVWASGRGKPAEVFDSTAQRGQPVLVRMGAGEVIKGWEEGLRDQKAGSRVLLVVPPGKAYGTRSHAGVPAGSTLVFAVDILAVL; from the coding sequence GTGATTGTGGCTGGCTGGTTGCGGTATCGGCGGTTTTGGTGTGTGCCGGTGGTGGTGTTTGCGGTGGGTGTGGCTGGGGGCTGTGATGCGGGTGCGGGTGGGGGGCGGTCGGCTGCTGCCCGGCATTCCCCGTCTCCGGTTGCGGTGCCGGCGCCGGTGGCTTCTGCTGCGGTGCTGCCTGTGGTGTCGGGGAAGGCGGGCGGCAGGCCGGTGGTCGGGATTCCGCGTGAGGCGCCGGGTAGGGCGTTCGTGGTGCGTACCGTGTCGGCCGGGAAGGGGCCGGAGGTTCGGAAGGGCCGGGTGGTGGTGGCGCACTATGTGGCGAAGGTGTGGAAGTCCGGCCGGACGGTGATGGATTCCCGGCGCGGTGGCGGGAGGCCGCAGGTGTTCACTGCGGGTGGGGGTTCGCTGTTGCCCGCTTTGGAGCGGGCGGTGGCCGGCCGGCGGGCGGGGAGCCGGGTGATGGCAGTGGTTCCGCCGGGTGGGGTGTTCGGCCTGGACCGGTTGCAGTCGGCCGGTGTGTCGGCGAAGGACACACTAGTTTTTGTTCTTGACATTGCCGCGGTGATCGATCCGGTTACGGCGGTGGCAGGCACCGCGCGTCCGGCTGCGGGTCTGCCGCGGGTGGACAGTTCGGCGCCGGGGCAGTTCGCCCTGACGGTGCCGGAGGGTTCGCCGCCCCGGCGTCTGGTGGCCCGCACGCTGATCGCGGGTTCGGGCCGGCCGGTGGGGCCGCGCAGCAGGGTGTTGGTGCACTACGCCGGAGCCGTCTGGGCGTCCGGCCGCGGCAAGCCGGCCGAGGTGTTCGACTCCACCGCCCAGCGGGGGCAGCCGGTGCTGGTGCGTATGGGTGCCGGTGAGGTGATCAAGGGCTGGGAGGAGGGGCTGCGCGACCAGAAGGCCGGCAGCCGGGTCCTGCTCGTGGTCCCTCCGGGCAAGGCGTACGGGACGCGGTCACACGCCGGCGTCCCGGCGGGCTCCACTTTGGTGTTCGCCGTCGACATCCTTGCCGTCCTGTAA
- a CDS encoding transposase: MREESATAPHDGGVIVVDDCGDRKDGTATAHVGGQWLGRLGKTDNGVATVTTVWTDGRVYYPNARDSLHPCPSLRPRPLGSSLPHQTAAEGVRGRRHLGVPGVTPQATLQLRHPRRQPIVGRGQFRRLSLHGRHLSLKQPDREEILTRRRLQPGQHDHGSCRTHPAPVTSSGDGRTADLLNAYLTIGIRNQ, translated from the coding sequence CTGCGCGAGGAGTCGGCGACGGCTCCGCACGACGGCGGAGTCATCGTGGTCGACGATTGCGGGGACCGCAAGGACGGCACGGCGACCGCGCACGTGGGCGGGCAGTGGCTGGGCCGGCTGGGCAAGACGGACAACGGCGTTGCCACTGTGACCACGGTGTGGACCGACGGCCGCGTGTACTACCCGAATGCACGCGACTCCTTACACCCCTGCCCATCACTTCGCCCGCGGCCGCTCGGATCCAGCCTTCCGCACCAAACCGCAGCCGAAGGTGTCCGAGGACGGCGGCATCTAGGAGTTCCCGGAGTTACGCCCCAGGCGACGCTCCAGCTCCGCCACCCGCGCCGTCAACCGATCGTTGGCCGCGGCCAGTTCCGCCGCCTGAGCCTCCACGGCCGCCACCTGTCGCTAAAGCAGCCCGATCGCGAGGAGATCCTCACGCGACGCAGACTCCAGCCCGGACAGCATGACCACGGATCCTGCCGCACCCACCCCGCACCTGTCACATCGTCAGGAGACGGACGCACGGCCGACCTTCTGAATGCTTACTTGACAATCGGCATTAGGAATCAGTGA
- a CDS encoding ubiquinol-cytochrome c reductase iron-sulfur subunit, protein MWCLRAARTASCALFLVVCTHAGCVVAEVADGEILCPCHGDRFAPAAERPVRGLARKLLRKVSVAEPDGVIVTR, encoded by the coding sequence ATGTGGTGCTTGCGCGCGGCGAGGACGGCGAGCTGTGCGCTTTTTTTGGTGGTGTGCACGCATGCGGGATGCGTGGTGGCCGAGGTGGCTGATGGAGAAATTCTCTGCCCGTGCCATGGGGACCGGTTCGCTCCGGCGGCGGAGAGGCCGGTCCGCGGCCTGGCCAGGAAACTGCTGCGGAAAGTGTCCGTCGCTGAACCTGATGGGGTGATCGTCACTCGCTGA
- a CDS encoding ISL3 family transposase: protein MELFPYLSALLIEEVQRRPDKVVLRTRARATTAACRCGQSSARVHGRYVRRLRDVAVGGLGVVIELGIRRFRCENPACTAVTFAEQIAGLTTPHSRHTPQLRGVLTQIGLSLAGRAGARLAAAVGLTVGRDTLLRLVRSLPEPEIGEVEILGVDDFAFRKGRHYGTVLIDMATHRPLHIYDGRDGEDLAAWLRDHPEVRVICRDRSSGYGEGARVGAPQAEQVADRYHLWANLGQAVEKTVNAHRSHLTEPHPGSASGPDLVEVEPEVVQPPKELKIVIRLREQHAAAHELWQQGMSKAAIGRKLGLHQATVRKLVNARSADDVVAKNLQRAHVVDPYVGYLHRRWNEGVRNAAQLYREIKQLGYSGGELAVQRHLRRYRTGRGHAPDPGPKPPSVREVTSWIMTHPEHLRDEDADNLHRLRERDPELDRLTLHVRKFAAMMTGRHGDRLEDWIIDVEQDSLAPLAGFARNLRRDFDAVRNGLSLPHSSGAVEGNINRLKMLKRQMFGRASLDLLRKRVLLTR from the coding sequence TTGGAGTTGTTTCCCTACCTGTCCGCGTTGCTGATCGAGGAGGTCCAGCGGCGGCCCGACAAGGTGGTGCTGAGGACGCGCGCGCGAGCGACGACCGCGGCTTGCCGGTGCGGCCAAAGCTCGGCACGGGTGCACGGCCGGTATGTACGCCGGCTGCGTGATGTCGCCGTGGGCGGGCTCGGCGTCGTGATCGAGTTAGGCATACGCCGCTTCCGCTGTGAGAACCCTGCCTGCACGGCGGTGACGTTTGCCGAGCAGATCGCGGGACTGACCACCCCGCACAGCCGACATACCCCGCAGCTGCGTGGGGTGTTGACGCAGATCGGCCTGTCCCTGGCCGGCCGGGCAGGAGCCCGTTTGGCGGCCGCGGTCGGCCTCACCGTGGGCAGGGATACGCTGTTGCGGCTGGTCAGGTCCCTGCCCGAGCCGGAGATCGGCGAGGTGGAGATCCTCGGGGTCGACGACTTCGCCTTCCGCAAGGGCCGCCACTACGGCACGGTCCTGATCGACATGGCCACCCACCGTCCGCTGCACATCTACGACGGCCGCGACGGGGAGGACCTGGCCGCCTGGCTCCGCGATCACCCAGAGGTGAGGGTCATTTGCCGAGACCGTTCCAGCGGTTACGGGGAGGGCGCTCGGGTCGGGGCGCCGCAGGCCGAACAGGTCGCGGATCGCTATCACCTGTGGGCCAACCTCGGCCAAGCGGTTGAGAAGACGGTCAACGCCCATCGCTCCCACCTGACCGAACCGCATCCCGGCTCAGCCTCCGGCCCCGACCTCGTGGAGGTGGAACCCGAGGTGGTCCAGCCGCCGAAAGAGCTGAAGATCGTGATCCGGCTGCGTGAGCAGCATGCTGCCGCCCACGAACTGTGGCAGCAGGGGATGTCGAAGGCGGCGATCGGCCGGAAGCTCGGGCTGCACCAGGCCACCGTCCGCAAACTGGTCAACGCACGCTCCGCCGACGATGTCGTGGCCAAGAACCTCCAACGAGCGCATGTCGTTGATCCGTACGTCGGCTACCTGCACCGGCGCTGGAACGAGGGTGTCAGAAACGCTGCCCAGCTCTACCGGGAGATCAAGCAACTCGGTTATTCCGGCGGCGAGTTGGCCGTTCAGCGGCATCTGCGGCGTTACCGGACCGGGCGCGGACACGCACCCGATCCGGGACCGAAGCCTCCCTCGGTCCGCGAGGTCACCTCCTGGATCATGACGCACCCCGAGCACCTGCGGGACGAGGACGCTGACAACCTGCACCGGTTGCGTGAGCGCGATCCTGAACTTGACCGGCTCACTCTTCACGTCAGGAAGTTCGCCGCGATGATGACCGGACGGCACGGCGACCGCCTCGAAGACTGGATCATCGACGTCGAACAGGACAGTCTGGCTCCGCTTGCGGGCTTCGCGCGCAACCTCCGCCGCGACTTCGACGCAGTCCGCAACGGGCTGTCTCTACCGCACAGTTCCGGCGCCGTCGAGGGCAACATCAACCGGCTGAAGATGCTGAAACGCCAGATGTTCGGCAGGGCCAGTCTCGATCTCCTTCGCAAACGCGTCCTGCTCACACGGTGA
- a CDS encoding IS30 family transposase, whose amino-acid sequence MIIADPGPISPRFLTQDDRIAIADGLHSDQSVKRIAASIGKSFQSVYREIERNSKPDGRYNPWWAHNRALLRRRRPKEEKIRVGEPLRTFVREKLTEKWSPQQISRHLAREHAHDTSMRACPETIYRALFAGLLGRRDAKLRTGRTRRKKQRRGVPTLNKIKNMTLIHRRPVEVNDRRSPGHWEGDLIIGRGQGSAIGTLVERTTRYVHLIHLPGGWKAPQVRNALITPTAHIPPQMKRTLTWDQGRELTLHEDIEALTGFRIYFCDPHSPWQRGTNENMNGLLRQYFPKGTDLSVHTAQDLRAVARQLNHRPRIVLGDKTPAEAMQECLTGPLTR is encoded by the coding sequence ATGATCATTGCTGACCCCGGCCCGATATCGCCGCGCTTCCTCACCCAGGACGACCGCATCGCGATCGCCGACGGCCTGCACTCCGATCAGAGCGTGAAGCGGATCGCGGCCTCGATCGGGAAGAGCTTTCAGAGCGTCTACCGGGAGATCGAGCGCAACAGCAAGCCGGACGGCCGCTACAACCCCTGGTGGGCCCACAATCGCGCCCTCCTGCGTCGCAGGCGTCCCAAAGAGGAGAAGATCCGGGTCGGCGAGCCGCTGCGGACGTTCGTGCGCGAGAAGCTCACTGAGAAGTGGTCTCCTCAGCAGATCTCGCGTCACCTGGCCCGCGAACACGCCCACGACACATCGATGCGGGCATGCCCGGAGACGATCTACCGGGCCCTGTTTGCCGGCCTCCTCGGCCGGCGCGACGCCAAGCTCCGCACCGGCCGAACCCGACGCAAGAAGCAGCGTCGCGGCGTGCCCACCCTGAACAAGATCAAGAACATGACGCTGATCCACCGGCGCCCCGTTGAGGTCAACGACCGCAGATCTCCCGGGCATTGGGAGGGAGACCTCATCATCGGCCGCGGACAGGGCTCGGCGATCGGCACCCTGGTCGAGCGCACCACCCGTTACGTTCACCTGATCCACCTGCCCGGCGGCTGGAAGGCCCCGCAGGTGCGCAACGCGCTGATCACGCCGACCGCGCATATCCCGCCCCAGATGAAGAGAACCCTCACCTGGGACCAGGGGCGCGAACTGACGCTCCACGAGGACATCGAGGCCCTCACCGGCTTCCGGATCTACTTCTGCGACCCTCACTCGCCCTGGCAGCGCGGCACCAACGAGAACATGAACGGCCTGCTGCGGCAGTACTTTCCCAAAGGCACCGATCTGTCAGTCCACACCGCACAAGACCTTCGCGCCGTCGCCCGCCAACTCAACCACCGACCCCGCATCGTCCTCGGGGACAAGACCCCGGCCGAGGCCATGCAAGAATGCCTCACAGGCCCATTGACCAGGTGA
- a CDS encoding transposase, with protein MTGTDTAAAIEHVVIGGVDSHADTVHVAVVTDRGGQVADAEFPTTAAGYKAALAFLAAHGSVAAVGVEGTSSYGAGFTRAAREAGVTVVEVNGPDKAERRRIGKSDPIDAYAAARAVVSGRASSAPKAMPLPESGLCTMRHDPRSRPVQQR; from the coding sequence ATGACAGGAACGGACACTGCAGCAGCTATCGAGCACGTGGTGATCGGCGGTGTGGACTCTCATGCCGACACTGTCCACGTCGCCGTGGTGACAGACCGCGGTGGGCAGGTCGCTGATGCTGAGTTTCCCACAACGGCCGCCGGATACAAGGCTGCTCTGGCCTTCCTCGCAGCCCACGGCAGCGTTGCTGCCGTCGGGGTGGAGGGCACGTCCTCCTACGGGGCGGGCTTCACGCGCGCGGCCCGCGAGGCCGGCGTCACCGTGGTCGAAGTCAACGGGCCGGACAAGGCCGAGCGCCGCAGGATCGGGAAATCTGATCCGATTGATGCCTACGCCGCAGCTCGTGCGGTCGTGTCCGGCCGGGCCAGCAGTGCTCCCAAGGCGATGCCATTGCCGGAATCCGGGCTCTGCACAATGCGGCACGATCCGCGATCAAGGCCCGTACAGCAGCGCTGA
- a CDS encoding IS1380 family transposase, translated as MKKSSGSYPRVRVEGGGRGVVSQAGAVLLVETARKCGLDGAIAAALAPWRKPRAVHDPGKILLDVALAVALGGNCLADVGMLRAEPAVFGPVASDPTVSRLVDALAASGPKALAAIRGARSEVRTRVWELAGTSSPAADGQVIVDIDGVLVLAHSEKQDATPTWKKTFGHHPLVAFVDHGPAGSGEPVAALLRPGNAGSNTAADHIETAQLALAQLPKHLRRGRQTLIRTDSAGGTHTFLDWLSRRGRWLSYSVGMTTTDAIHQAVLKIPKKAWTPAYDADGTERPGAWVAEITDMPDLSTWPTGMRLIVRKERPHPGAQLRFTDLDGNRLTCFATNTKGGQLADLELRHRRRARCEDRIRGARATGLRNLPLHDTAQNQIWLEIVSLALDLLAWMPMLALTGEARRWEPKKLRLRLFSAAAQLVNTGRRRWLRLPARWPWTAVISHAIVRLHALPNPG; from the coding sequence GTGAAGAAGAGTAGCGGGTCGTACCCGCGCGTCCGTGTCGAGGGCGGCGGCCGCGGGGTGGTCTCGCAGGCCGGGGCGGTGCTGCTGGTCGAGACGGCCCGCAAGTGTGGCCTGGACGGTGCGATAGCGGCGGCACTGGCACCGTGGCGCAAGCCGCGGGCCGTGCACGACCCAGGCAAGATCCTGCTGGATGTGGCGCTGGCCGTCGCGCTCGGCGGCAACTGTCTGGCAGACGTCGGCATGCTGCGGGCCGAGCCGGCTGTGTTCGGCCCGGTGGCCTCCGATCCGACCGTCTCCCGCCTCGTCGACGCGCTCGCCGCCTCCGGCCCGAAGGCTCTTGCGGCAATCCGGGGCGCACGTTCCGAAGTACGCACGCGGGTCTGGGAGTTGGCCGGGACAAGCAGTCCGGCCGCCGACGGCCAAGTGATCGTGGACATCGACGGGGTACTGGTGCTCGCACACTCCGAGAAGCAGGACGCCACCCCGACCTGGAAGAAGACCTTCGGCCATCACCCGCTCGTCGCGTTCGTCGACCACGGCCCAGCCGGATCCGGGGAACCGGTGGCCGCCCTGCTGCGGCCCGGCAACGCGGGCTCCAACACCGCCGCCGACCACATCGAAACCGCCCAACTCGCCCTGGCCCAACTGCCCAAACACCTGCGGCGGGGACGGCAGACACTGATCCGCACCGACTCCGCCGGCGGCACCCACACCTTCCTCGACTGGCTCTCCCGCCGGGGCCGGTGGCTGTCGTATTCCGTCGGAATGACCACCACCGACGCCATCCACCAGGCCGTACTGAAGATCCCGAAGAAGGCATGGACACCCGCCTACGACGCCGACGGCACCGAGCGGCCCGGCGCCTGGGTCGCCGAGATCACCGACATGCCCGACCTGAGTACCTGGCCCACGGGCATGCGGCTGATCGTCCGCAAAGAACGCCCGCACCCCGGCGCCCAGTTGCGCTTCACCGACCTCGACGGCAACCGGCTCACCTGCTTCGCGACCAACACGAAAGGCGGCCAGCTCGCCGACCTCGAACTGCGTCACCGCAGACGGGCACGCTGCGAGGACCGCATCCGAGGCGCCCGTGCCACCGGCCTGCGCAATCTGCCCCTGCACGACACGGCCCAGAACCAGATCTGGCTGGAGATCGTCTCCCTCGCGCTCGACCTCCTCGCCTGGATGCCGATGCTCGCGCTGACCGGCGAGGCCCGCCGCTGGGAACCCAAGAAGCTCCGGCTGCGGCTGTTCTCCGCCGCCGCTCAGCTCGTGAACACCGGCCGTCGCCGCTGGCTCCGCCTGCCCGCCCGATGGCCCTGGACCGCTGTCATCAGCCACGCGATCGTCAGGCTCCACGCCCTGCCGAACCCCGGTTGA
- a CDS encoding SRPBCC family protein, with protein MWSFSSEIETKASRKFAWDFWSNVENWVNVDPAIIEVRLEGTFSIGGQGVTVTKEGDPVRWEIVNVIKGSQAEIMFPVPRTKLLAKWVFSSSPTLPRGCKISQVLSLHGELAKDYEAAVSAGMEGGVPEGMERLRLAIDQEFDQACRNA; from the coding sequence GTGTGGTCATTCTCTAGTGAAATTGAAACCAAGGCGTCCCGCAAGTTCGCTTGGGACTTTTGGTCGAACGTCGAAAATTGGGTGAACGTAGATCCGGCGATTATTGAGGTCCGCCTGGAGGGTACTTTTTCCATTGGTGGTCAAGGCGTTACCGTGACCAAAGAAGGCGATCCCGTACGTTGGGAAATAGTGAACGTAATTAAGGGATCGCAGGCGGAAATAATGTTCCCAGTCCCCAGGACGAAACTTCTTGCCAAGTGGGTATTCTCCTCCTCGCCCACCTTGCCCAGAGGGTGTAAGATTTCTCAGGTTCTATCATTGCATGGGGAGTTGGCAAAAGATTACGAGGCGGCCGTTTCTGCAGGGATGGAAGGCGGCGTCCCGGAAGGGATGGAGCGGCTGCGTCTGGCGATAGATCAAGAATTCGATCAAGCCTGCCGAAACGCGTGA
- a CDS encoding ISAs1 family transposase, with product MAVLLIACSAVVTGARSFVAISEWAAEAPQDVLARLGARTATDLSVRVPPSGATIRRVVKDTCPGGLADLLGHDPAGTDTLALDGKSARGSRHGTTPAAHLLAAMTGTGMTVTQLRVPEKTNEITCFAALLDPFDLQGVTVTGDALHTQREHARFLVDVKKAHYAFTVKRNQKNLYEQLRTLPWGQAAAKFYDRTTGHGRKETRVVQALTVTGLGVDFPHAAQVAKVVRHRTDTKTGKQSRETVYVITDLTSRQASPERIATILRTHWVIENRLHFVRDTAFREDASKIRTGHSPENMATLRSFAINQLRDAGHTNIAAGLRTTALRPYERPLALLGLN from the coding sequence GTGGCAGTGCTGCTGATCGCCTGCTCCGCCGTGGTCACCGGTGCGAGGAGTTTCGTGGCGATCAGCGAGTGGGCGGCCGAGGCCCCGCAGGATGTCCTGGCCCGGCTCGGTGCCCGTACCGCGACCGACCTGTCCGTACGTGTCCCGCCCAGCGGCGCGACCATCCGTCGGGTCGTCAAGGACACCTGCCCCGGCGGCCTGGCCGACCTCCTCGGCCATGACCCGGCCGGCACCGACACCCTGGCCCTGGACGGCAAGAGCGCCCGCGGCTCGCGCCACGGCACCACCCCGGCCGCGCACCTGCTGGCCGCGATGACCGGCACCGGGATGACCGTCACCCAGCTCCGGGTTCCGGAAAAGACCAACGAAATCACCTGCTTCGCCGCCCTGCTGGACCCCTTTGACCTGCAGGGTGTCACCGTGACCGGCGATGCTCTGCACACCCAGCGCGAGCACGCCCGCTTCCTCGTCGACGTCAAGAAGGCGCACTACGCCTTCACCGTGAAGCGGAACCAGAAGAACCTCTACGAGCAGCTGCGGACCCTGCCCTGGGGGCAGGCGGCGGCGAAGTTCTACGACCGCACCACCGGCCACGGACGTAAGGAGACCCGGGTCGTGCAGGCCCTGACCGTCACCGGCCTCGGCGTCGACTTCCCCCACGCCGCCCAGGTCGCCAAGGTCGTACGCCACCGCACCGACACCAAGACCGGCAAGCAGAGCCGGGAAACGGTCTACGTGATCACCGACCTGACCAGCCGCCAGGCGTCTCCCGAACGGATCGCAACGATCTTGAGGACGCACTGGGTGATCGAAAACAGGCTCCACTTCGTCCGCGACACCGCCTTCCGCGAAGACGCCTCCAAGATCCGCACCGGGCACAGCCCGGAGAACATGGCCACCCTCCGCAGCTTCGCCATCAACCAACTCCGCGACGCCGGCCACACCAACATCGCCGCCGGACTCCGCACCACAGCCCTCCGCCCCTACGAGCGGCCACTGGCCCTACTCGGCCTCAACTGA
- the istA gene encoding IS21 family transposase: protein MVLDPQRWLELRRFRALVESGAVSLTEVAKETGLDRKTVRKYLSSTAASVPPRRTSNGRPRKKAVDEVAPLIDAMLRAEILIKGAVVHERLVKEYGSTINYQRVKLYLQEARPRIAGELGIEPRELAGMHRRFEVVPGAQAQVDWGDEGKILAHLGIPKVYSFHMVLSYSRDPFCCFTTSQDLQTFFDCHRRAFAHFGGVPMSIVYDRTKTVVRRHVAPGEAVPLHPEAVGFAGHYDFDIDVLAAYRPTGKGRVERQVLIVRDHVLAGRAFSSLEELDAAFLAWVPQRRARTHATHHEVIGHRAARDHAALKPLPSSPYLVAERHLRPVGKDCLVAFGGNLYSVPARKVRPRQLVEIRATKSQVMLHTTVPDASGETLLSSHPRAVGRGVVVKQDEHWDGLPTGKNRRTTTGDEPPPPQSEFPAAGRIGPLQALLNRAAATQIEVGRRPLSVYDELTGTRPFTTNSPTKESS from the coding sequence GTGGTTTTGGACCCGCAGCGCTGGCTGGAACTGCGGCGGTTCCGTGCTCTGGTCGAGTCAGGGGCGGTCAGTCTGACCGAGGTGGCCAAGGAGACTGGGCTGGACCGCAAGACGGTCCGCAAGTATCTGTCGAGCACGGCGGCGTCGGTGCCGCCGAGGCGGACGTCGAACGGCCGGCCCCGGAAGAAGGCGGTCGACGAGGTCGCCCCGTTGATCGACGCGATGCTGCGGGCAGAGATCCTCATCAAGGGTGCTGTGGTGCACGAACGCCTGGTGAAGGAGTACGGCTCGACGATCAACTACCAGCGGGTCAAGCTCTATCTGCAGGAGGCCCGGCCGCGGATCGCGGGTGAACTGGGGATCGAGCCGCGGGAGTTGGCGGGTATGCACCGCCGCTTCGAGGTGGTTCCCGGGGCCCAGGCTCAGGTCGACTGGGGCGATGAAGGCAAGATCCTCGCCCACCTGGGAATCCCGAAGGTCTACTCGTTCCATATGGTGCTGTCGTACTCGCGCGATCCGTTCTGCTGCTTCACCACGAGCCAGGACCTGCAGACCTTCTTCGACTGCCACCGGCGGGCATTTGCGCACTTCGGCGGGGTGCCGATGTCGATCGTCTACGACCGGACCAAGACCGTCGTGCGCCGGCACGTCGCTCCCGGTGAGGCGGTTCCGCTGCATCCGGAAGCGGTCGGCTTCGCCGGCCACTACGACTTCGACATCGACGTGCTGGCCGCCTACCGGCCCACCGGGAAGGGTCGGGTCGAACGCCAGGTGTTGATCGTGCGTGATCACGTGCTGGCCGGGCGGGCGTTCTCCTCGCTCGAGGAGTTGGATGCCGCGTTCTTGGCGTGGGTGCCGCAGCGACGCGCCCGCACCCACGCCACCCACCACGAGGTCATCGGACACCGGGCCGCCCGGGATCACGCCGCCCTGAAGCCGTTGCCGTCCTCGCCCTATCTGGTGGCCGAGCGGCATCTGCGGCCGGTGGGCAAGGACTGTCTGGTCGCGTTCGGCGGGAACCTCTACTCGGTGCCCGCCCGCAAGGTCCGCCCGCGTCAGCTGGTGGAGATCAGAGCGACGAAATCCCAGGTCATGCTGCACACGACCGTCCCCGATGCCAGCGGCGAGACGTTGCTGTCCAGCCATCCGCGGGCGGTCGGCCGCGGCGTGGTTGTCAAGCAGGATGAGCACTGGGACGGCCTGCCAACCGGCAAGAACCGCCGCACTACGACGGGCGACGAGCCGCCACCACCGCAGAGCGAGTTCCCCGCGGCGGGTCGCATCGGGCCCTTGCAGGCCCTGTTGAACCGGGCCGCTGCAACCCAGATCGAGGTCGGGCGGCGGCCGCTGTCGGTCTATGACGAACTGACCGGCACCCGGCCCTTCACCACCAACTCCCCGACGAAGGAGTCGTCTTGA
- a CDS encoding ISAs1 family transposase: MPWRDIPVQHTASGAGHGRRESRSIKTCAVADELGGIAFPYARLAIRVHRRRKQTGKRETRENVYAVTSLDAHQAGPTDLAAAIRGHWGVENSSHHIRDVTFAEDACTVHAGTAPRAMATLRNLAIGVLKTLGADNIAKTTRVIRDEPQRALPILGITNDPDTYGT, from the coding sequence CTGCCGTGGCGGGACATCCCCGTCCAGCACACCGCCTCCGGGGCAGGACACGGCAGGCGCGAGTCCCGCTCGATCAAGACCTGCGCCGTCGCGGACGAACTCGGCGGGATTGCCTTTCCCTACGCCCGCCTGGCCATCCGCGTCCACCGCCGCCGCAAGCAGACCGGCAAGCGCGAGACCCGTGAGAACGTCTACGCCGTCACCAGCCTCGACGCCCACCAGGCCGGCCCGACAGACCTGGCCGCCGCAATCCGCGGGCACTGGGGAGTGGAGAACTCCTCGCACCACATCAGAGATGTCACCTTCGCCGAGGACGCCTGCACCGTCCACGCCGGAACCGCACCACGGGCCATGGCGACCCTTCGCAACCTCGCCATCGGCGTACTGAAGACCCTCGGAGCCGACAACATCGCCAAGACCACCCGGGTGATCCGCGATGAACCCCAGCGAGCACTCCCCATCCTGGGCATCACCAACGATCCGGACACCTACGGAACTTGA
- a CDS encoding transposase — MPVAVHLTFATAAGHCLIDRRLYFTKEWAGDEERRELTGVPDELCFATKPQLAVDMLRSAIGQGGVSASFFLGDEVYGGRELHTACRELGLG, encoded by the coding sequence GTGCCAGTCGCTGTGCACCTCACCTTCGCCACAGCCGCCGGGCACTGCCTGATCGACCGGCGCCTGTACTTCACCAAGGAATGGGCCGGTGACGAGGAACGCCGCGAGCTGACCGGTGTCCCCGACGAGCTGTGCTTTGCGACCAAGCCTCAGCTCGCGGTGGACATGCTCCGCAGCGCCATCGGGCAGGGCGGCGTATCCGCCTCGTTCTTCCTCGGGGATGAGGTCTACGGAGGACGGGAACTGCATACCGCCTGCCGCGAGCTGGGCCTGGGCTAG